From Pseudovibrio sp. Tun.PSC04-5.I4, a single genomic window includes:
- a CDS encoding acylphosphatase has protein sequence MKTIHFSIKGLVQGVGYRAWLYKKAGMLGVSGWCKNLPDGSVEVVVSGDPEKVDALLMAMQVGPSAAQVDALSRLEEAPEEKGSFRIEH, from the coding sequence ATGAAAACCATACACTTTTCCATCAAGGGATTGGTGCAGGGTGTTGGGTATCGCGCCTGGCTCTATAAAAAAGCGGGAATGCTTGGTGTTTCCGGCTGGTGCAAGAACCTGCCGGATGGGTCTGTTGAGGTTGTTGTTTCTGGTGATCCAGAGAAAGTTGATGCTTTGCTGATGGCAATGCAGGTTGGACCTTCGGCTGCGCAGGTGGATGCGTTGAGCAGATTGGAAGAGGCCCCAGAAGAAAAGGGGTCTTTCCGGATCGAACATTGA
- the lipB gene encoding lipoyl(octanoyl) transferase LipB, with amino-acid sequence MADRQTLTTDFLPIEGSPPVEWVIDDDLVPYEVAQKEMDERVAAIAEGTAAERVWLLEHPPLYTAGTSADPIDLISKDRFPVFETGRGGQYTYHGPGQRVAYVMLDLKRRKQDVRAFVAALEQWLIDTLWQHHVRGERREDRVGVWVKRPQKGEGVEDKIAAIGIRLRKWVTFHGISLNVDPDLEHFSGIVPCGIQKHGVTSLVDMGLPLSLPEVDIILRAQFEEIFGPTTTIGPSGLVRAPETSSE; translated from the coding sequence ATGGCAGATCGTCAAACACTCACAACTGACTTCCTTCCAATCGAAGGATCTCCCCCCGTTGAATGGGTCATTGATGACGATCTTGTCCCCTATGAAGTTGCGCAAAAAGAGATGGACGAACGCGTCGCAGCCATAGCAGAAGGCACGGCAGCAGAACGCGTCTGGCTTTTGGAGCACCCCCCTCTATATACAGCAGGCACCAGCGCCGACCCTATTGACCTCATCTCAAAAGATCGTTTTCCAGTTTTTGAAACAGGCCGCGGCGGACAGTACACCTACCATGGCCCCGGGCAGCGCGTTGCTTACGTCATGCTGGATCTGAAGCGGAGAAAACAGGATGTCCGAGCCTTTGTTGCTGCATTAGAACAATGGCTTATCGATACACTCTGGCAACATCACGTGCGCGGAGAACGCCGCGAAGATCGCGTTGGCGTCTGGGTAAAGCGTCCGCAAAAAGGGGAAGGTGTTGAAGACAAGATCGCAGCCATCGGCATTCGCCTGAGGAAGTGGGTCACGTTTCATGGCATCTCACTAAACGTGGACCCCGATCTGGAGCACTTCTCCGGTATCGTACCTTGCGGGATACAGAAACACGGCGTCACCAGCCTTGTAGATATGGGCCTGCCGCTCTCTCTGCCGGAGGTAGATATTATCCTACGGGCGCAATTTGAAGAGATCTTCGGGCCAACAACAACTATCGGACCATCTGGTCTGGTACGAGCGCCTGAAACAAGCTCAGAGTAA
- a CDS encoding FliM/FliN family flagellar motor switch protein translates to MNRFDDITVDISVVLGKSDMPVHQLLRMGRGAVIELDTQEADDVVILANNTPVAEGQVTVVGDKIGVVITKVLQRAVEMRPISMEDRI, encoded by the coding sequence ATGAACAGGTTCGATGATATCACCGTTGATATTTCGGTGGTGCTGGGAAAATCCGACATGCCAGTGCATCAATTGTTGCGGATGGGACGTGGTGCGGTGATCGAGTTGGATACTCAAGAAGCTGATGATGTTGTCATTTTAGCCAATAACACACCGGTTGCCGAAGGGCAGGTGACTGTTGTTGGCGATAAAATTGGCGTTGTCATCACAAAGGTTTTGCAGCGTGCTGTAGAAATGCGGCCCATTTCCATGGAAGATCGTATCTGA
- the mgtE gene encoding magnesium transporter encodes MTQSENPGALHAVPPPPNVRDASGHLDAQYVTRIEAALEVRNAGVIRELAGNLHEADMGDLLETLRHDDRVLLIQLLGDDFDFAALTEMEESVRAQVLEALPDDEVVEGIGELESDDAVYLLEDMEQEEQDKILAQLPNVDQVQIKRALEFPEETAGRIVQTDFIAVPPFWTVGQVIDHLRSSEDLPESFYELYVVDPGFRLLGAVALDQLLRTKRSKKISKIMEETRHSVLVTNDQEDVARLFERYNLISVAVTDVSERLVGILTVDDIVDVIQEEAEEDMLAMAGVGDEEISDSVLEIAKSRISWLTVNVFTAIFAAYVISLFSATIERMVALAVLMPIVASMGGNSGTQTMAVTVRAIATQELNRRNLLRVLRRELLVGILNGVGLGVFVGVIAGAWFGNPELGVVIGSAVLINSICAGLFGLLVPMGLERIGADPAIASSVFVTMITDVVGFFTFLFLAAWWFALPY; translated from the coding sequence ATGACCCAATCGGAAAATCCCGGTGCGCTTCATGCTGTGCCCCCTCCACCGAATGTTCGAGATGCAAGCGGGCACCTTGATGCTCAATACGTCACTCGTATTGAAGCTGCGCTCGAAGTGCGCAATGCAGGTGTCATCCGTGAGCTTGCGGGTAATCTGCATGAAGCGGACATGGGTGACCTGCTGGAAACCCTTCGACATGATGACCGCGTTCTCCTTATTCAACTGCTTGGTGATGATTTTGACTTCGCCGCTTTGACAGAGATGGAGGAATCTGTGCGTGCGCAGGTTCTGGAAGCTTTGCCAGATGATGAAGTTGTTGAGGGGATCGGTGAACTTGAATCCGATGATGCGGTTTATCTGCTTGAGGATATGGAGCAGGAAGAGCAGGATAAGATTCTTGCTCAGCTGCCGAATGTTGATCAGGTTCAGATTAAACGTGCGCTGGAGTTTCCCGAGGAAACCGCTGGGCGTATTGTTCAGACCGATTTTATTGCTGTGCCTCCGTTCTGGACAGTGGGGCAGGTGATCGACCATCTGCGGAGCTCTGAGGACCTGCCTGAAAGCTTTTATGAGCTTTATGTGGTTGATCCCGGTTTCCGTCTGCTGGGAGCTGTGGCGCTGGACCAATTGCTGCGAACTAAGCGCTCCAAGAAGATCTCCAAGATTATGGAGGAGACACGCCATTCCGTTCTGGTTACTAATGACCAGGAGGATGTGGCTCGGTTGTTCGAGCGGTACAATCTTATTTCTGTCGCTGTTACGGATGTTTCCGAGCGGTTGGTCGGTATCCTTACTGTTGATGACATTGTGGATGTTATTCAGGAAGAGGCTGAAGAGGACATGCTGGCGATGGCTGGTGTGGGTGACGAGGAAATCTCAGACAGCGTTCTGGAGATTGCCAAATCCCGTATCTCATGGCTGACGGTCAACGTGTTTACTGCCATTTTTGCAGCCTATGTGATTTCCCTGTTCTCCGCCACTATCGAACGTATGGTGGCGCTTGCTGTGTTGATGCCGATTGTTGCCTCTATGGGTGGTAATTCCGGCACTCAGACGATGGCGGTGACGGTTCGCGCAATCGCAACACAAGAGTTGAATAGACGGAACCTGCTCCGCGTTTTACGACGCGAGTTGCTGGTTGGCATTCTCAACGGCGTGGGTCTTGGAGTGTTTGTTGGTGTTATTGCAGGGGCATGGTTTGGCAACCCAGAACTTGGGGTAGTGATTGGGAGTGCAGTTCTGATTAACTCCATTTGTGCCGGTTTGTTTGGTCTTCTTGTTCCTATGGGATTAGAGAGGATTGGAGCGGATCCTGCCATTGCTTCTTCAGTGTTTGTGACCATGATAACGGACGTGGTTGGTTTCTTTACGTTTTTGTTCCTGGCAGCGTGGTGGTTTGCCTTACCATACTAG
- a CDS encoding VOC family protein, with protein MGAPGINGIVETAVYVDDCEVAHTFYGEMLGLKRVVQGERMWGYAVAPGQMLLIFKRGACRKDVESPYGVVPGHGADGRSHFAFAISRDELIDWREYLEDKCIPIRSEVRWPQGGISLFFDDPFGNVVELATPGLWPNYQD; from the coding sequence ATGGGTGCCCCAGGTATCAATGGTATTGTTGAAACAGCAGTTTACGTGGACGATTGCGAGGTCGCACACACATTTTACGGTGAAATGCTGGGATTGAAGCGCGTCGTGCAGGGTGAGCGAATGTGGGGCTATGCTGTTGCTCCCGGACAAATGCTGCTTATCTTCAAGCGCGGTGCCTGCCGGAAGGACGTTGAAAGCCCTTATGGTGTGGTGCCGGGACATGGAGCTGATGGCCGGTCACACTTTGCATTTGCGATTTCAAGAGATGAGCTTATCGATTGGCGTGAGTATCTGGAGGATAAATGCATCCCGATCCGAAGTGAAGTGCGCTGGCCGCAAGGAGGCATAAGCCTCTTTTTTGATGACCCTTTTGGCAATGTGGTGGAATTAGCAACACCGGGTTTGTGGCCCAACTATCAAGATTAA
- a CDS encoding PaaI family thioesterase, with translation MSEFIPACAHWQSRVEQSFNKQKMMGHIGAYLGDMEPGAIDVVLPHEDGVTQQHGFFHGGAISTIADVAAGYAAFSLMPAEKGVLSVEFKVNFLRPGIGEHLIARGRVLKPGNMVTTAKADVFGISDGKETLVATGLFTMFGKDGFVD, from the coding sequence ATGAGTGAATTTATTCCAGCTTGCGCGCATTGGCAGAGCCGGGTTGAGCAAAGCTTCAACAAACAAAAGATGATGGGGCACATTGGTGCCTACCTTGGTGATATGGAGCCGGGGGCTATTGATGTGGTGTTGCCGCATGAGGATGGCGTTACACAGCAGCATGGGTTTTTCCATGGGGGTGCTATTTCCACCATTGCTGATGTGGCAGCAGGATACGCAGCTTTCTCGCTGATGCCAGCAGAGAAGGGCGTCTTGTCTGTTGAGTTCAAAGTGAATTTCCTGCGACCTGGAATTGGGGAACATTTGATTGCCAGAGGGCGCGTCCTCAAGCCGGGAAACATGGTCACCACCGCAAAAGCAGATGTGTTCGGGATCAGTGATGGCAAAGAAACACTGGTCGCAACAGGGCTTTTCACAATGTTCGGCAAAGATGGATTTGTAGATTAA
- a CDS encoding ACT domain-containing protein: MPSHGLTDLQELLASLRASVSEEGYVFASFPNGSIHELAEYSPLGLFWENEGLTAILSVENAGKAGVETEPCFRRISLAVHSSLEAVGLTAALSNALSEAGISANVVAAYYHDHIFVPDERAEAALAALEALSASAQAGLR, encoded by the coding sequence ATGCCATCACATGGTTTGACGGATTTGCAGGAGTTGCTAGCTTCCTTGCGGGCGTCGGTCTCTGAGGAGGGGTATGTTTTTGCCAGTTTTCCGAATGGGAGTATTCATGAATTGGCGGAGTATTCTCCGCTGGGATTGTTTTGGGAAAACGAGGGGTTAACGGCAATTCTCTCCGTTGAGAATGCTGGTAAGGCGGGTGTGGAGACAGAGCCATGTTTTCGGCGGATCTCACTTGCTGTTCATTCTTCATTGGAAGCGGTGGGGCTGACTGCCGCGCTGTCTAACGCCCTTTCCGAGGCGGGAATATCTGCAAATGTTGTGGCCGCTTATTATCACGATCACATTTTCGTGCCCGATGAGAGAGCAGAGGCTGCGCTGGCTGCTTTGGAGGCATTGAGCGCATCTGCCCAGGCTGGATTAAGATAA
- a CDS encoding EAL domain-containing protein — MTGHIETRDTTVLYHSTVPPEDQRAFARVEVPIYVVDIDQTKLIWANPSGLSFLGKKLFDCIDSTGEFKTELPAPFNNPAYRRNLHSYMRRVTEEGRIAECITLVPNSQPVSVYCSISPQMLVTGRPALMMQITSEVGQEPTQVRSAQVLLHTTSMITMFDENGNLIFENPASRLNRPNGCENLANRMCNRRDYDAMMDALHTNGQASLVALMHSSQGERWFDLNARRGFDPYSGAKTVLLSAVDVTKRLKAEHEVRYLAHHDTLTGLANRTFLEIEAERYLDETRLTGNPGALIFIDLDRFKTINDTLGHLVGDDLLVIIAKRLKEVVEGIGFVARLGGDEFVVLIANFADTDLLEEISREIRIILSQPCKVRGHMLQVTPSIGVCTYPEHGTDLDTLMRKSDLAMYKAKDLGRDRICFFDVSMSREAEERISLETALRQALRNKELAVHYQPRLDISSNRIVGAEGLLRWHHPTRGLVSAASFIEIAEEAGMIDEIGDWVARVAMLQQKQWAEAGYNIALSINLSPAQFRRGRISQRLKNILEETGASANSIRLEITESALLSDANETLKELNALRDIGFALEIDDFGTGYSNLGYLQRYPVTALKIDRSFIADTKRWPIVQMIVQMGRLLNLTLVAEGIETEEQLRQVQKLNCHEYQGYLYSPAVSAKTFECLLKGQSAVTLPKAAASVLS, encoded by the coding sequence TTGACTGGACATATTGAGACACGAGACACAACTGTCCTTTATCATTCGACTGTTCCGCCAGAAGATCAACGCGCCTTTGCGCGTGTTGAGGTTCCTATATATGTCGTGGATATAGATCAGACCAAGCTTATTTGGGCAAATCCTTCTGGTCTGTCGTTCCTAGGGAAAAAGCTTTTCGACTGTATTGATTCCACGGGCGAGTTCAAAACGGAACTTCCTGCGCCATTTAATAATCCGGCTTACCGTCGCAATCTGCACTCCTATATGCGCCGCGTTACAGAAGAAGGCCGCATTGCAGAGTGCATCACGCTCGTTCCTAACTCTCAGCCAGTCTCCGTGTACTGCTCCATATCACCGCAAATGCTCGTGACCGGCAGACCAGCCTTAATGATGCAGATCACCTCAGAGGTCGGACAAGAACCAACGCAAGTGCGCAGTGCGCAAGTTTTACTGCACACCACCTCCATGATCACCATGTTCGATGAGAACGGCAATCTCATCTTTGAAAACCCGGCCAGCCGCCTGAACCGGCCCAACGGCTGCGAGAACCTCGCAAACCGCATGTGTAATCGCCGTGATTACGATGCCATGATGGACGCTCTGCACACCAATGGTCAGGCCAGTCTTGTGGCTCTGATGCATTCTTCGCAAGGGGAACGCTGGTTTGATCTCAATGCCCGCCGTGGGTTTGACCCTTATTCAGGGGCTAAAACCGTTTTGCTCAGCGCAGTGGATGTCACGAAGCGTTTGAAGGCAGAGCACGAAGTGCGGTACCTCGCGCATCATGACACTTTAACCGGCCTCGCCAACCGCACATTCCTTGAAATTGAAGCAGAGCGCTATCTGGATGAAACCCGCCTGACGGGAAACCCCGGCGCCCTTATCTTCATTGATCTGGATCGCTTCAAAACCATCAATGACACTCTCGGTCATCTCGTGGGTGATGATCTTCTAGTCATCATCGCCAAGCGCTTGAAAGAAGTGGTGGAAGGCATCGGCTTTGTCGCTCGTTTGGGCGGCGATGAATTCGTTGTCCTGATAGCCAACTTCGCTGATACAGATTTACTGGAAGAGATCAGCCGGGAAATTCGAATTATCCTATCTCAGCCGTGTAAAGTAAGGGGCCACATGTTGCAGGTCACGCCCTCCATAGGCGTCTGCACCTATCCTGAGCATGGAACTGATCTCGACACACTCATGCGCAAATCCGATCTGGCCATGTATAAGGCCAAAGATCTGGGCCGTGATCGCATTTGCTTCTTTGATGTCTCCATGTCTCGCGAGGCCGAAGAACGCATCAGCCTTGAAACCGCGTTACGTCAGGCCCTGCGCAACAAAGAGCTCGCAGTTCACTACCAGCCTCGCCTCGATATCTCCTCCAATCGTATTGTCGGCGCTGAAGGCCTTTTGCGCTGGCACCACCCGACCCGCGGTCTGGTTTCCGCGGCCAGCTTTATTGAGATTGCCGAGGAAGCTGGCATGATTGATGAGATTGGCGACTGGGTGGCCCGTGTCGCCATGCTGCAGCAAAAGCAATGGGCAGAGGCCGGTTACAACATCGCTCTTTCGATCAACCTGTCCCCTGCTCAGTTCCGCAGAGGCCGCATATCCCAGCGACTAAAGAATATATTGGAAGAAACCGGCGCATCTGCGAACTCAATCCGCTTGGAAATAACCGAGAGCGCCCTGCTCAGCGATGCCAATGAAACCCTGAAGGAACTCAATGCCCTGCGCGATATTGGCTTTGCGTTGGAAATTGATGACTTCGGTACCGGTTATTCAAACCTTGGCTACCTGCAACGCTATCCAGTAACTGCGCTAAAAATTGACCGCTCTTTCATTGCCGATACCAAACGATGGCCAATAGTACAGATGATCGTACAGATGGGCCGCCTGTTGAACCTTACACTGGTCGCAGAAGGTATTGAAACAGAAGAACAATTACGGCAGGTCCAAAAACTCAACTGTCATGAATATCAAGGATACCTTTATTCCCCTGCCGTTTCTGCCAAGACCTTTGAATGCCTGTTAAAAGGACAGAGCGCCGTCACTTTGCCAAAAGCGGCAGCAAGCGTTTTATCTTAA
- a CDS encoding ATP-dependent Clp protease proteolytic subunit, translated as MTDYCASTSVRLDGDEDAPKNPEKSIPVDKHLFDARTVLITGPVNQEMAQDICSRLLALSQVGDDPITVIVSSPGGHVESGDMIHDMIKFIKPEVRILGMGWVASAGALIYVSVPQERRFCTANTRFLLHQPSGGAGGMATDIEIQAKEILKMRDRLNQLFADATGQKIERIEKDTDRDYWMSPSEGIAYGLVGKVVSSVSELA; from the coding sequence ATGACGGACTATTGTGCTTCGACGTCGGTTCGCCTTGACGGTGATGAAGACGCGCCAAAGAATCCTGAGAAGTCTATACCAGTAGACAAACATCTTTTTGATGCGCGTACGGTGTTGATTACAGGACCTGTGAATCAGGAGATGGCTCAGGATATCTGTTCTCGTCTGCTTGCGCTTTCCCAGGTTGGTGATGATCCAATTACCGTAATTGTCTCCTCTCCAGGTGGACACGTCGAATCTGGTGATATGATCCACGACATGATCAAATTCATCAAACCGGAAGTACGCATTCTCGGCATGGGCTGGGTTGCGAGTGCTGGTGCCTTGATTTATGTCTCTGTGCCGCAAGAGCGTCGGTTCTGTACAGCGAACACACGTTTCCTGCTTCACCAACCATCTGGTGGAGCTGGCGGTATGGCGACTGATATTGAAATTCAGGCCAAAGAAATTCTCAAGATGCGTGATCGTCTGAACCAGCTCTTTGCTGATGCAACTGGCCAGAAGATTGAGCGTATTGAAAAAGATACGGACCGTGATTACTGGATGAGCCCAAGTGAGGGTATCGCGTACGGTCTGGTTGGCAAAGTGGTGAGCAGCGTTTCCGAACTTGCTTAA
- a CDS encoding thiamine phosphate synthase has protein sequence MLDRFYLIVDDANWLPRILPLGVKLIQLRIKDKSEDEVRSQIRTAKQLCNKAGAVLIVNDHWKAVYDENAGYVHLGQDDLKTADFHALRSAGIHYGISTHNEAELDTALTLDPEYVALGPIYNSATKELRWQPQGLQTLKRWRERTNKPLVAIGGITLERAADVFAAGADSIATISDVTKAQNPDKRIADWISAARTWQH, from the coding sequence ATGCTAGATCGTTTTTATCTAATCGTGGATGATGCCAACTGGCTCCCACGTATCCTTCCTCTCGGCGTAAAGCTCATCCAACTTCGCATCAAAGACAAATCAGAGGACGAGGTCCGTTCACAGATAAGAACCGCCAAACAGCTTTGCAACAAAGCCGGTGCCGTTCTTATCGTCAACGATCATTGGAAAGCCGTATATGATGAGAATGCGGGATACGTTCACCTCGGGCAGGACGATCTAAAGACTGCAGATTTCCACGCTCTCCGTTCCGCTGGTATCCACTACGGTATCTCCACTCATAATGAGGCCGAACTGGACACAGCACTGACGCTCGATCCTGAATATGTGGCTCTCGGTCCAATTTACAATAGCGCCACCAAAGAATTGCGCTGGCAACCACAAGGCTTGCAAACTTTGAAACGTTGGAGAGAACGCACCAACAAGCCACTGGTTGCCATCGGCGGTATTACGTTGGAACGGGCGGCGGACGTTTTTGCAGCTGGCGCAGATTCAATCGCGACCATCTCCGATGTCACAAAAGCACAGAACCCGGACAAGCGAATTGCAGACTGGATTTCTGCGGCCAGAACCTGGCAACACTAA
- a CDS encoding adenylate/guanylate cyclase domain-containing protein has product MSYVEALSTDEIAGWLSNDAKMLGRPCRIFAALGERLIALGIRVDRISSGVSILDPNFQGEGIIWENGVGPRLRYFQHMPELDESYNQSLWKRTNESRMMIRHKFGHHDEYDQLMVIQELKEQGYTDYVAIPMLFSDGGAHGLAFASRDPDGFKDKDVRLFNEISRPLSLVFELFSSQKTSENILNTYLGARAGHRVLNGEIKRGDGERINAIVAFCDIRNFTGFSNYLSDRSLFTLLNEYFGIVTSRVEQHGGEILKFIGDEVLAVFPYTDGQSARIAAFEAMNALRESLTDLAQANVRGFPNLPAIHVGMGVHAGRVFFGNVGGERRLDFTVIGPVVNEAARIATLSKRLNREMLISQSVAEILTCCDEHYIGTYPLKGFQKPVKVYQAPELTRSCLFGPGNTAFLACEKN; this is encoded by the coding sequence ATGTCTTACGTTGAAGCTCTCTCCACCGATGAGATTGCGGGCTGGCTGTCTAATGACGCAAAAATGTTGGGCAGACCTTGCCGCATATTTGCTGCGCTTGGAGAGCGTTTGATCGCACTCGGAATTAGGGTGGACCGGATTTCAAGCGGTGTGTCTATTTTGGATCCCAACTTTCAGGGCGAGGGTATTATCTGGGAAAATGGTGTGGGGCCAAGGCTCCGCTATTTCCAGCACATGCCGGAGCTGGATGAATCCTACAATCAGAGCCTGTGGAAGCGGACCAATGAATCGCGTATGATGATCCGTCATAAGTTTGGGCACCATGATGAGTATGATCAGCTGATGGTTATTCAGGAGCTGAAAGAGCAAGGATATACGGATTACGTTGCCATACCTATGCTGTTTTCAGATGGCGGTGCTCACGGACTCGCCTTTGCCTCACGCGATCCAGATGGATTTAAGGACAAAGACGTTCGCCTGTTTAATGAAATATCCCGGCCTCTGTCGCTCGTTTTTGAGTTGTTTAGTTCTCAAAAGACCTCCGAAAATATTTTAAATACTTACCTTGGCGCTCGCGCAGGACATCGCGTTTTGAATGGCGAGATTAAGCGCGGGGATGGTGAGCGGATCAACGCTATTGTTGCGTTCTGCGATATTCGAAACTTCACCGGGTTTTCAAACTACCTGTCAGACCGCAGTCTTTTTACCCTGCTCAATGAGTATTTTGGCATCGTGACGTCTAGAGTAGAGCAGCATGGCGGTGAGATTTTGAAGTTCATTGGGGATGAGGTTCTGGCAGTCTTTCCCTATACAGATGGCCAAAGCGCACGGATCGCTGCCTTTGAGGCGATGAATGCGCTTCGTGAAAGCTTGACAGATCTGGCCCAAGCTAATGTGCGCGGGTTCCCTAACTTGCCTGCCATACATGTTGGCATGGGCGTTCATGCGGGACGCGTGTTTTTTGGAAATGTTGGTGGGGAGCGTCGGCTCGATTTTACTGTGATCGGCCCCGTCGTGAATGAGGCCGCAAGGATTGCGACCCTTTCTAAGAGGCTCAATAGAGAAATGCTCATTTCCCAATCTGTTGCAGAAATTCTCACATGCTGTGATGAGCACTATATTGGAACGTATCCACTGAAAGGCTTCCAGAAGCCAGTGAAGGTGTATCAGGCGCCTGAGTTGACGCGATCCTGTTTGTTTGGTCCGGGCAACACTGCTTTTCTGGCTTGCGAGAAAAACTGA
- a CDS encoding DUF599 family protein yields the protein MFQIPASNIAAIIFFVFAWGLYSWLAYRSPWAKYTLSHAMDAYRYRWMRAMLNRDVRIADTNVASGLQQGTAFFASASLLAIGGTVTLLSATEEVTALARNINLPYLADPLQTEAKTFGLMVILAYAFFKFGWAYRLFNYTTIVMGSIPDGCNDTNEEALETSLRAARLATLAGRHFSNGQQALFFAVGYLGWYAGPLVFVGTTLMVTLVLLRRQFFSQARKAVLPGPNKQDRVNSGA from the coding sequence ATGTTTCAAATTCCCGCATCCAACATCGCAGCCATCATATTTTTTGTCTTCGCATGGGGACTGTACAGCTGGCTCGCTTATCGTAGCCCATGGGCTAAATACACTCTATCTCATGCCATGGATGCCTACCGGTACCGGTGGATGCGTGCGATGCTGAACCGGGATGTCCGCATAGCAGACACAAACGTAGCATCCGGTTTGCAACAAGGGACGGCCTTCTTCGCCTCAGCCTCTCTTCTGGCAATCGGCGGCACAGTCACGCTCCTAAGCGCCACGGAGGAAGTGACAGCGCTTGCCCGCAACATCAACCTGCCTTATCTGGCAGATCCTTTGCAAACAGAAGCCAAAACGTTTGGCCTGATGGTTATCCTCGCCTACGCCTTTTTTAAGTTTGGCTGGGCGTATCGTCTCTTTAATTACACAACCATTGTCATGGGCTCCATTCCAGATGGCTGTAATGACACAAATGAGGAAGCGCTCGAAACATCCCTACGTGCAGCGCGGTTGGCAACGCTTGCGGGCCGCCATTTCAGCAACGGCCAGCAGGCATTGTTTTTCGCAGTCGGATATCTTGGATGGTATGCAGGCCCACTGGTATTCGTAGGCACAACACTCATGGTAACGCTCGTCCTGCTCCGTCGTCAGTTTTTCTCGCAAGCCAGAAAAGCAGTGTTGCCCGGACCAAACAAACAGGATCGCGTCAACTCAGGCGCCTGA
- a CDS encoding DUF1489 domain-containing protein — MTQHLVKLCVGVESVDQLRGYIEQRQILALAHGLSNEQIHTTRMVPTRIDELLDGGSLYWVIKGNVQVRQKLIDIRVHKDDAGKRSCDLVMEPYLHQTQFQPRRPFQGWRYLSVSDAPADLTGSMLAGDQLAEMPEAMRRELQDLGLI; from the coding sequence ATGACACAGCATCTGGTAAAACTTTGTGTTGGCGTGGAAAGCGTCGATCAATTGCGCGGCTACATTGAGCAACGGCAAATCCTCGCCCTTGCGCATGGGCTGAGTAATGAGCAGATCCACACCACCAGAATGGTGCCCACGCGTATAGATGAGCTGCTTGATGGTGGGTCCCTGTATTGGGTCATTAAGGGCAACGTTCAGGTTCGTCAGAAGCTGATTGATATTCGCGTTCACAAAGATGATGCAGGTAAGAGGAGCTGTGACCTTGTAATGGAGCCCTATCTCCATCAGACGCAGTTTCAGCCGCGCAGGCCGTTTCAGGGCTGGCGGTATCTGAGCGTGTCAGATGCGCCTGCGGATTTGACTGGTTCGATGCTTGCTGGGGATCAGCTTGCTGAGATGCCTGAGGCAATGCGCCGTGAATTGCAGGATCTAGGCCTGATTTAG